The sequence TTGCCCGTCGTACTTGCTGCTTGCTCTGGTAATACGACAGAAGAAGCTGTTGAAACAATTGAAGAAAAAGCGACAGAGGCTGGTGAGGCGGCGATCGCCAAGGCAGAAGAAGCAGGCACCGTAATGGCTGGCTATAGCAGTGTCGGTATGGTGGGCGATTTTTCGGGCGGTAATACTGTCTCGACTGAAATCGATGGCAAAAAAGTTTATGTTTTCCAGAACCCTGAGGACGAAAGTATTGTGGCTGTAGACCCCACTTGCAATCACCAGGGTTGTCC is a genomic window of [Limnothrix rosea] IAM M-220 containing:
- a CDS encoding ubiquinol-cytochrome c reductase iron-sulfur subunit, translated to MERRKFMGLFGVGMLASSLPVVLAACSGNTTEEAVETIEEKATEAGEAAIAKAEEAGTVMAGYSSVGMVGDFSGGNTVSTEIDGKKVYVFQNPEDESIVAVDPTCNHQGCPVKLDGSELECSCHGSLFQLDGSYVSGPATAGLTVYEVKTEGEEVYVKV